A segment of the Delphinus delphis chromosome 20, mDelDel1.2, whole genome shotgun sequence genome:
CCCAGTACTTTTCCTTTCCCTGTGCCCAGAGGGACTTAGGCCCtatttttctgtctcagtttcaAGGCGGATGCTGGCCTCTGTCTGCTCCATCTTTCCTCCACTCTCTAAGTTTGAAAGGATGTATGGGCACATATGTCTGGATCCTTTGCACAAAACTCTCCAGAGACTCTCCACAGCCTAGCCAGCCCACCTCACTCCAGGGAAGTTGTTCAGAAAGTGGGATGCCCCCAGGGGAGGGGTCATTTTAGGTGATAGGCAGATCTGGCATCTGCAtatcaagaaaaataattgtttccCTTTCAATATTACTGACCATTAGACAgcattgtgtgtgtgtcccaCCTGGTTAATTGTTTATCTTTCAACCTTCACAAAGACTCAAAAAGAGGAATACTGTTATTTATGAGCCCATTTGGCTGGTGGGAAAGGTAAGTCACAAggatgttaaataacttgcccagggtcacagagctgggaagtaGTGCCACCGGGTCTGAATCCAGTCAGCTTCCCCAGGGAAGAAGTTCAAAGATAAAGTTTTCCTTTGGCCCGAAGTTTTCCTTTGATGTATCTTCAACATCAGTGTACTGCTTgaaatcttttaaacagagagaagCCTCAAGCTTATCAACTCTCCAGGCCCATATCATGATTTTGTTTTCAAGGACCTAGATTGCCTTTTCTTTCTGCAAGACATCATACTGGTCCAGTACACTGATGATATTATGCTGCTCGGAGCTAGCTGCAAGAAGTAGCAACTACTCTAGGCTtattggttaagactctgtaaTGGCTGTAAAAAAAAGCCTGTGGAATAGAGAAGATCCCTTAGGGCATCTCTTAGTACTACCCTGCTCTGTGATTAAAGTCAGTGAAAAACTACTATAACAACCCAATCAAGGCAGGACTGATAAAGGCTCAgacccttcaaaaatgaaggtttGGGTCACCCCAGCATCGTAAAGAACCAGGACCAACTGAGATGCTTGCAGGGAGCAAAGGGGATACAGAATAGGTAGTGTAAGAAGATgtttataaatgtcagctataaCCACATGACCAGTTccagaaacagaaatgacaaCTGTAATTGTTAGGAGTACTGCttcattattttgttataaatatgtttatatatatatggcaaatatctttgttttcttccctcttttatcCCCTTCTCATATAACATAGAAGGTATTGACTTTACATTGTAGTGTTTACGTGTTGTTAACATCACAGTATTTGTTACGTGATATCAAGTACAAAAGTGACCATCACCCAAGGACTTTGCATCCTCCTCTGGGGATGGTGTTATACATTTTCAGTTGTAGATAGGATAGTTGTGTCATGTTAGGCAGAAGTATGACCTTGTTATTGTCTTTGTTGGGAGATTAAGTGCGGTTTACGAAGTTGTGTGGGTGCTAGTTTGATAAGTGGTGGTCTATATAACGGTTAGTTTTATGTACCCACGTGTTTTAGGCTGTCATACCCAATCCTTGGTCACACGCTAGCCTGATGTTGCCGTGAAGATATTTttcagatgtgattaacatttaaatcagtagactttgagaaAAGCAGATTACCCTTCATAATGTGGAAGGCCTCATCCAGTCAGTGAAGGCCTTAGAGAAAAACTGAGGTCtcttgaagaggagggaattggGCCTCCAGACGGCCTTTAGACTCAAGATTGCAACCAACATCAACTCCTACTGGAATTTCCAGGCTGCTGGCTAGCCCTATAAACTTCAGTTGTGCCAGCTTCCACAGTTgcatgagccaatttcttaaaataaatctctcactctctttatctatctctctatctacctacctacctacatcctgctggttctgtttctctggagaatgctaatacaaatatattttaaaacatataagtcattaaaggaaaaatgttaagtaaaatacTGGTGCAAGTGGTAGCAAAGGGCACAGACTGTTGTGCTCAGGGTTATAAATCCCCAGTGCTGTTCAGTTGATGAGGACAACATAGGACACACAGCTAGGCACACCACCACTGTTTCTGTGTCTAGAGGTAAATAAATACCTcctatgttaataataataataaatggcgAACATTGTAGACCACTCACCACGTGCCAAGCACCATACTAAATTCTTTTCATGTACTAGTTCTTTAATCTCCTGaatcatatgcttttattttgccCCTTTAAAAGTGGGggagaccgggcttccctggtggcgcagtggttgggagtctgcctgccgatgcaggggacacgggttcgtgccccggtccgggaggatcccacatgctgcggaacggctgggcccgtgagccatggccgctgagcctgcgcatccggagcctgtgctccgcggcgagagaggccgcagcagcgagaggcccgcgtaccgcaaaaaaaaaaaacaaacaaaaacaaaacaaaacaaaaagtggagGAGACTGAGCCACAGAGAGATTATGTCCTGTGGCTGTAAGTGATGCAGGTGAGATTGGCACTCATGCAGGCGGACTGCAGCATCATGCCCTCACCCACGATCTTACACCAGGACTTCATACGACAGATGAGGATGTTGAAAGCTGGCACAGGGGCAGCAATGGGAAGAGCACTGAGCAGGCAGTCTGTATAGTTCTGTGACCTCTCTGGAATTCAGTTTTCCATGTGTCAAGCCAGGAGCACAATCTGTCCATTTCGAGAGGTCCTTCTAACTCTGAATAGTGAGAGGCAGGATTTAGCATTCAGTGACATCATTATCTGCCAGCTGTGGCCAGGGCGTGAGGTCAGCTGTAGTGTGGGTTCAGACCTCTGCcctctgagctgtgtgaccttgggcaggttgcttaacctctctggaatcAGCACAATCACTCCAGCCCCTGCACATTCACTCTCTCACTGGTTCCTGTGCAGATCAAACGACATGAAGCATGGGAATGACTTCTGAGTCTGTCCAAATGCTGTGGCAGCATCTTGTCCTGGGGGTCTCTTTGGAGGTCATCCATACTCCCTTTGGCACCGGATCAGCAAATTTCCAATCCCATCCTTAACCTCCAACCCAGAATAATGCTTCTAAACCAGTGAGCTTTTCCCCAAGAGCTTGTTGGGAGCTAAAAGGATTCTCTCTTCATGAATGTCAGTGTGGACATAATGATCATAACGGCCACTGTTTATTAAGCCAGGACACtatcatttaatccccacatAGAGATATCATCTCTTTTTCACAATTGGGAAAATAGAGACTCAGATGTTGAGTAACATGCCATACCACCTGTGGCAAAACAGGCTGTGAACTGAGACGCCCATGCACTCAGCACAGGCTGGTTTCTGAAACCCCCTCTTCACACAGGGCACCTGTGGGCAAGCATGGTCTTGACTCTTGGGCCACCtgacttgtctttctcttttattttacatcAAATAGCCATTCCCTCCACAAACAGCCAGGGGGACTAACTGCTGGCATTAGTTACAAGTCACAGGGCACCTCACTCCTGCCTAATAAACACCACCATACCCTCCAGACTGCAGAATCTGCCATCACCCAGCATGGGCAGACGTGAAATAGTCCATCTGGAACCAATTCTCAGGCACACGCCCTCTTCATGGGAAATGACTGTGTAATTCCCTCCACAGCCCTAGTTATTTTGCGGCTTTCAAGTAGCCAAGGGCTGGATTTTGGAAGGACAGATTGCAACGGTGCTCAATGGACACCTTCGATGAACACGTGTGCGACGTTTTTAAAtctctgattttgtttgtttttcatatattGACTGAAATTACgtgtgtggaatctgaaaacatgGGCTTTGTATTGTTCTGtggcatttttatatatattttttgtttctgttttttaccaAGGTTTAGGTCTGCAACGGATGGGAAATGAAATCTGTTCCTTCACCACAGGGATTTTTTAGACCCCCCATTTAGATTCAAGCAGGTGAGGGAGTTTTCCACCCCTTTAGTCACTGAAGACTAAAATCCAGCGAGGAACTGCAGTTGAACAGGGAAACCATGGAGAATGAGGATTCTGGATTGAGAAGTTTCTGTGCCACCAACCCTTGACTTGAAAACAGAGGGGACCCTGTATGTGCCCAGTGTCCTTATAGCATCTGGCCTAAGGCtcttccattttacaaaagatgAAGCCCAGTGGGGTAATGTGGCTTGAACAAGGCACTGGGTTTGTTAAGGGCTAACATTTTGGTCCAGAAACCAAGTCTGTGTACTGCTAGTCCAGTCCCTCACCCCAGCTCTGGTCAAGTTAAGGAAAACAGCCAGAATAAAGCCAACCACTTTTATTATCATTCTTGTATTttataggacaaaaaaaaaaagaggaatgtaGGTTTGTCCTGGTTGCTCTATTTACACCCGGGGCAGGCTCTCCGCGACATCAGGCACAGCAGCTGCACTTGTCTGAGGTCCCTTTGCAGATGCAGCCCTGGGCACACTTGGCGCAGCCCACggggcagcaggagcagcagcctggggaagggaaggaggcggCAGAGATGAGCGCTTGGAACAGAGGATTAATGAGGCTTCCCGTCCTCTCCAGTGGAGGCGCCACCGTCCCTAGGGAAGGGGTACCTACTGCCCTATTTAAATTCCCTCCGTGGTGTAGAGGGCTGGAGGCGTGAGGGGCGGGCCCGGCGGAGGGGTGGGCGCGTTAGGGGTAGACGTAGAGACAATTCCACTTACTCTTCTTGCAGGAGGTGCATTTGCAGTCTTTGCATTTGCAGGAGCCGGGACACGCGCAGGATCCGCCTGCAAAGAGAACGGCCGACATAAAAACGGTTCCCGGAGACTCGAACGCGGGCATGGGTGCTAGGAGCCCGGGTTTGAGTCCCAGTTCCACAACCAACTCGTGGGAACCTGGGCAAGCCACGAACTCTGATCTCCTTATCGGTCAAACGGGATCTCCTAGCTTAACTTAGAATAGAGGCGGGTACACCAAAACGCTTTCGAAAGGGGCAATTTGTGCCCGGAAAGTGAGTGACGAGTCAGAAATTGCTTCTCTAGTTCTACAACTGACACCCAATCCCGAACCAGATCTCCTTACCCGCGGTGCAGGAGCAGTTGGGATCCATGGCGAGACGAAGCGGAGGCTGGGGTCCGGAGACTGCGTCACGAAGTATGGCAAGGAAGTCGAGGGGGCGTGCTGGAGCGGAGGGCGCTGTGGGCTGCCTTTATAGCGGGAAGGAGCCGGGGCGAGTGCAAAAGCCCTCCGGGGCGGGCGCCGCCTGCACACGCCCCGCGCTGAGTCACTGGCGGCCCGCGCGGCGCCCCGAGCTGTGCACACGGACCACCCGGCACCAGTTCTCAGTAGCCGCCCTAGGTGCGCCTCGGCGAGGGAGGGCCGGGTGCAGAGCGCGGACCCCGCATGcagggctgtgctgggctgtgcGCGGAGCACCCTGACCCCTGCCCTTCGCTGTGTGCGCAGTTCCCGCCACCGCCTTCCCCCTACCCCAGCACGCCCCACCCCAACCCTCCCCACCGCGTCCGGTACCCTGTGCTTGAACCTAAGAGAGTGGGTCTTGCGGATCCTGCTCCGGGGGAAAACCGGTGGGAAGTCaggacagattaaaaaaaaaactctttgcaCCCGTCAGGGCTTAAAAATTGTGTAGCATCATATTAAACCCATGGGCTGGTTATTGATGACATATGCTGTATATCGAGTGCTTTAGCATGCGATAGGGAAAGTGTAAGCGTGTTATGTGCGagctctcatttaatcctctaacaaccctgtgaggtaaggACTagtcatcattcccattttagagtatggaggcccagagaagttaagtaacttgcccgaggtcacagagctagtgagtggcagagcctggtTAGAATCAGTGGGCCCAGCAGATGCTGAAGTCACTCTAAGGGTAGACATCACCAACAGGGGAGAATAAAGATCAAGAAGCCATAAGCCTTGTACCCAGGAAACTCAGTCATTGGGGCAGCCTCATGGATGCGTGGGGAAAAGTAATACCAGGGTCATGGCTAGGATGGAGGCAGGGGGAACAGAGGGGAGACCCAGTCCAGCCTGAGAGGAGGTAGGCCAGTCAGGTGGGCCCTTGCCTTGGGCCTGAGGGTGAGAAAGTCTTCGCCaggcaggggaagaggaaggagttgTATTCCAGCCCGTGGAAGAAGCAGCCGGGTGGAAAGTTGGCATTCCCATGGAACATTTGGAAGGGAAAACCTCACAAGAACTTTCTTCCCCAGTAGATGCAGAGGGGAAGAGTAGAAGTGCGGTCCAAATTCCTTTCTGGGGAGATACATcctgcttccctgctggcacatgTCTGGCTGCTGTGAAATGGATCTTAGATCGTTATCCTGGGATTGTCCAGAGTGTGTCATCAGATGAGCAGGTTACTGGAAGGTTGGTGGCAGGTTTAGGGAATGCTGGTTGCTGCAGTAGGGAGTTTAGTGAGGGGGTGGGCGGAGGACAGGCCGTCCTCACAGCATTTACTGTAAAATCCTGTGGAAATGCCTTCACAGCTCAGCTCAGACGTCACTTTCTCCTGGGAGCCCGTCCTGACCCCTGTGCTAGGTCAGGATGCCTGTGGAATGCGCTGGTAAACAGCTTGTCCTTTCCTTCCTGGCACTGCCCATGTCTGTAATACATAGGAAAGTGTGTGATTCTGCGACCTTTGTCCCTCCACAGCTACCTGCCACTGAAAACACCAAGAGCGCTCACTGCCCCTGAAATGTGCTTCCAGCCCTCGGCCCAGGGCCAGGTTTACAGTTggcgcttaataaatatttgtcaaatcaaTTAATAGGGGTAAATCCCCTGATGTGtcctcccttcccagccctgcctcccggCATTAGGGCCGAttacaaaatgaaagtaaaaaactTGTTTTTCACCACTCTGGGATCTGTGTGGTCATGTGGTCACTCAGAAACTCCATGCAGGGCAGGAGAGTTGAATTGTCAGAAGGACTAAATTCTAATGGTCACTCTGCCACTCACTTGCTGAGCGACCTTGGGGCTGTTATGGGCCAGGGCTCCCCTGAGCATCAGTTTACTCATTTGTCAAATGATCAGATTGTACTAGAATTTGAGGGTCACATGCAAACACGCTCTGATGTTAGAGCCAAGGTCTCAGAAATCTCGCTGTGTCTGGCAGCCCCGTGGACTGAGAGCATGGGAGGGCTGCTCTTTGGATGGTGGGCAgattttgctgctgttgttacATACGCACCCACATTGTATGCAAAATTCCTGGTTTCTTATAAACCAGATGGTCCCTTGTCCACTCAGGGGAAACAGTCCAACTCACTGAGGAGACAATAACGCTTATTTTTGCCCTGTAAACTATTGAATCAAGCCCTGGGTTTGGGCCATCTGTGTTGGCAGTAAAATTTGTTTTCAGGTCTAGCTGTCTCCCTTAAGTCATTTTGACtctgagaggagagggaggaccAATCGGCAAAGGTGAAGGGCAGCCCAGGCCCAGTTTTGCTTATCTCTGTACCCATGTAAGCCTTGCGGGACAGAGGTGGAGAGTGAGGCCTTTCTAATGCCTGCAGTCCTCATGTGGTAGGAAGTGAGGAAAATGAAGCCAAGCAGCATAAGATGAGGAAAAACACCCCTCTACAAGTGTGGTGTGAGCTATCAGTATGAGGCAATGATGTGGCCCTAGTCTGCATTAATAGAAGTGTGCCATCCAGAATGAGGGAGGTGACTTTTCGTCTCTTTTTAACTGCTAATGGGGGTATTTTTAGTTCTGCTGCTGAGTCATCCGTTCATCCTTACCCTGTGACAGTACCCTTAGGTTTCCTTTGTAGAATCACTCTTCCCTACTCCTAATCCACGTGGACTAAGGTGGATGGATGGAGTAGGCCCCATTCGTGGGCTCCCAGGAAATTCCATCTTCCTGGACATAGTGATTGGCTCTGATTGGGTCACCTAGCCATGAACCAGAGAGAATCAATGGAACTCCTCCTGGAAATGCTAGGAGAATGACAGATACTCTTTCCATCTAGACTTCAACCTGAAAGCGTGTGAAGCTGAGTTTCTAGAGCCTTTGTCTCCATGAGAAAGAGCCTGAGAATAAATTTATTGTAAAGGAAATGGAGCCTGACAATATCATTGgagcacctggatccagccaAGCCTGAAGCCACTGTGAGtccaaaatttccttttttgtttaaatcATTCTGGGTAGATTCTTAACTGGCACAGTTGGGCAGACCACCCTGAGGGCTGTGTTCATTATTGGGCTTCAACAGTCCAGAAGACAGTTGATCACAATAGTCCTAAGACTCAAAACCCCATCATGTGAGCAACAGCTGAGAGGGGTGGGCAGGCTCAATCTGCAAGAAAACAGTTACCTTCAGATATGTGGACAGTGGTTGCTCCTGTAGCCGTGCAACAAATCACCCAAAACTGCAGTTTAAACAACAACCAGTTTATTGTCGCTCCtggttttgtgggtcaggaatttgagaAGCACTCATTTGGGTGATTCTTTTGTTTCATGTGTCACTGTCTGAGGTCACTTGGTGGCATTCAGTTGGTGGATGGGCTGGTCTGGAGGATCTAAGACAGTTTCACTCACGTGTCTGGCACCCTAGCAGGCGTGGCTGGATGGCTGAGCTCAGCTGGAACTAAAGACCAGAGCTCCCTCCTGTGGCCTCTTCGGCATGGTGGCCTCAGGGTAATTACATTTGGCGCAGGGCGCCAAGGGTGAGAGTCCCAAGAGACAGGAGTGGTAGCTGTGTCTCTTAAGCCCTGGGCCCTAAAACTAGCACAGGTCACTTTCACCACTTTTGATTGGTCAAGAAGCCACAGAGCCTGCCCAGATTCGAGGGGAAAGGATGAAGACCCCAGGTCTTGATGGAAGGAGTCAACATGTTTGCAGTTATCTCTCATCTGCCGTAGTAGTCATGGGGCGTAATATTGAGCACGAACTAGGCATCAGGACGTTCTGAGTGTATTTCACTTAGACCTCGGCACAGTCCTACAAGGCAGATGCTGTTAGtatctcagttttacagatgaggcactgAAGAGCTACATGGCCtgttcagggtcacacagctgtaaGTGGCAGTgtggggatttgaacccaggactttCTGATGCCACAACTACATGTTTATGCCATGCTGAAAAGAAGAGAATAGACTTGTGCTCTGTGGTCCCAAGGGCAGTACCAGGAATAAAGATTCTGCTCTGGGTGGGAAGGGCCTTTCTTGCAATTAGAGCTGGTGACGACTGGAAGGGACTGCCTTGGGAGATAGTTTCCTGTCACCATGGCAATAGGAACAGAGGCTGGTGGATTCTGGCATTAGATGGTGGGAtagaaagaatagatatatttatTGTGAGAAGATCATCAACATTGTGGAGGTGATGAACTAGCCTACCTCTGCAAGATCTCCTTCCAAATCACGACGCCCTGAGCACCTCTGTCACCACCATCATGCACACGTTCATCAAAGACACccttgcccacacacacacacacacacacacacacacatacacacatatataaatttccctttta
Coding sequences within it:
- the LOC132416276 gene encoding metallothionein-2 — protein: MDPNCSCTAGGSCACPGSCKCKDCKCTSCKKSCCSCCPVGCAKCAQGCICKGTSDKCSCCA